The genomic region GTCCTCAGTGATGATGCCGGGTATGCCACAGCCGAGAACATCGCCTACCTGGGGAAGAGGAAGATCGATGCCTACATCGCCTGCGGCAGAGAAAAGCACGGTCCCGTGGCTGACAATCCTCCGCGGGGCCGGATCCCCGATGGTCTCACGCTCATCGAGAGGATGAGTCGAAAGCTGACAACCGTGAAAGGCCGAGCCCTCTACGCCAGACGCAAGGCGATCGCTGAACCGCCGATCGGGCAGATCAAGCATGCGACCGGCTTCACCCAGTTCAGGCTCCGCGGACATCCCAAGGCGAGAGCCGAGTGGTTCCTGGTCTGCTCGGGCCACAATCTCAAGAAGTTGTTCAGAGCAATCCTCGAAAGACCCAAGAGAAGAGAGCTCGCCTTCGGACAGTGACAGAGAAACACCACTTGTCAAAGAACAGTCCGGGCTCCCATGACCACGGGAGGCCTCAGAACTCCAACAAAATGATGCCACGAATTACCCGGACACACACCTAGCCGCAGGTTGCTCTACTCCGTTATCTTTAAGCGTTTCAATGTTCCTGCGTCCAAGCGAAGTGATCTAAAAAGGGACGGGTTGATGCCGTAGAAGGACTTTATCGTTCTTGAGTCCTTCTTCATCTTCGCTGTTTGAGAACTCGTACCGGATGGTGTCAGGTGACCCGTCCACATTCTCTTGCAT from Syntrophorhabdaceae bacterium harbors:
- a CDS encoding transposase, producing the protein MAVDSKHQIIVATDVTNHPKDDTQLKYMVKQLRKRPRVLSDDAGYATAENIAYLGKRKIDAYIACGREKHGPVADNPPRGRIPDGLTLIERMSRKLTTVKGRALYARRKAIAEPPIGQIKHATGFTQFRLRGHPKARAEWFLVCSGHNLKKLFRAILERPKRRELAFGQ